From the Prochlorococcus marinus str. AS9601 genome, the window AATAAATTTATAAAAATAAATTAATTGATAAAAAAACTAAACGAGACTTTTAAGTATAAATTGGTATATCTAAATGAAAAATTTAAGTCACTTCAATAGGATTTTTTTAATATTTTATTTCAATAATTTCGTCTTCAGAAACAATTGCCCATTTTTTAAATGATTTTTTGCAGGGATATCCTCCTGTTAAGTCTCCAAATGCAGGAAGATATAAAACATTTTTATTTAAATCCATTGCAAAGCACCTAAAAGATAATTTATCGCCATTGTTTTTTAAATAGATTTTTGGATGATAATGTCCACAAATATTCAAAGTTTTATTATCGCCTAACTCAACTGGTTCATGACTAAAAGTAATATTTTTGGTTTTTCTAATATCAACAATTTTTATATTTTTAATATCACAACCTACATCATGATTTCCTAGGACGAGTTCAACGTTAGTTTTTAGTAGTTCAGGAAGATCCTCAACTT encodes:
- the pdeM gene encoding ligase-associated DNA damage response endonuclease PdeM, producing MNKSSFKFSWEDTLLEMLPSRALFLPETKELLICDIHLGKAEFFQQNGIPLTNNSDKNNFARIKKIVKKYSPEKLIILGDLFHSKYSIDKTLQKKVEDLPELLKTNVELVLGNHDVGCDIKNIKIVDIRKTKNITFSHEPVELGDNKTLNICGHYHPKIYLKNNGDKLSFRCFAMDLNKNVLYLPAFGDLTGGYPCKKSFKKWAIVSEDEIIEIKY